Proteins encoded together in one Lysinibacter cavernae window:
- a CDS encoding HtaA domain-containing protein, protein MGVARRKRQGFSRWTAAATATLVALGGVFFSPSVVFANDDPAAIEQVVEAETPAPVPAPDEQPAPADEAPVAEQPAAPAEVPTADAPAPAAEAPAPEAAAAPAPAVAPLVAAALPTQTATLKENGGALSWGFKASWRNYVTTFAGGTISTYAGATVQGDGTYSFPESSDSDYNSLTGEGTAKYFGGVDFLGTGHGFDLRMQNPWVTVAADGTVTVSAETSVSSTANPETVARVTVATFAGVPGQPTASDTQVSWASMPGVISPTIAPSDLSRYAGQASDNLAFSAAATEDAPVTPVFEPKVEVFKADGVTPIAQSEVHVGDSIVVKGSGFDPAANVGGRGIPIPATLPQGNYIVFGSFLENWRPSAEAPATARVGGPQKWATTQATLDGIPERYKSAVENQWTELDASGSFTATLEMTEFTGAKAPLDAGRFGVYTYGAGSVNNAAQEKFVPVNFTNAAAPVAPVFEPKIEVFKADGVTPLSNASVVDGDTIVVKGTGFDPASNVGGAGVPIPATLPQGTFVVFGSFASNWKPSANVPSSQRAINNESRKWALAESVLNQVPEEHRETIRGQWVNLAADGSFTAELKIASPATPIAGGNWGVYTYAGGLGNPNASQELSVPVNYTAKTVDPDPGTETPTGALNWAFKSEWSNYVLGMASGQINAVNGATKSAGNVFGFAQATGSTYDTAKKTGVIKYSGAIQFVSELHGFDIVLQNPWVTFAADGSAVISAEMSTSDTSGFTVARVDIAKLASSAGILAADTGVVNWANLSTTLLPTLEPSTLKGFYSNTAGAPVSFTYGGSKDEVVTPPTPKKPVVTSNVQTVSQGAEMIFTAKNYAANEKVDITVYSTPVKVGTNPTANADGEISQSWTVPADFELGEHRVEIVGASGTATATFTVVEPITTSPIVDPNKPCVANSVAGASFAWGVRDSFVSYINGPAAKGAASIGWGSGSGTFNQTDSIGKVAFGGGATFTGHGTILNIVMSNPQVQITGPNTGVLLMDVTSNDSTGKPNVSASGLTLATLSLPAAVKSGGTVSWSGVGVTLTTAGAQVFDGYYKAGEAMNSASFSFPLGAEVACDDYSNPASYAAGGKLAHTGSDSNGLMGLLAVTMLLGLGLVVIRRRRLNDVPAVSTMVSQR, encoded by the coding sequence GTGGGAGTTGCCAGGCGGAAACGTCAAGGATTTTCTCGTTGGACCGCTGCAGCAACGGCCACACTGGTCGCGCTCGGCGGAGTGTTCTTTTCTCCGAGCGTCGTGTTTGCAAACGACGACCCGGCAGCGATTGAACAGGTTGTAGAAGCAGAGACCCCCGCTCCGGTTCCTGCACCCGACGAGCAGCCCGCTCCCGCTGATGAGGCTCCAGTAGCCGAGCAGCCTGCGGCACCTGCCGAGGTGCCCACTGCCGATGCACCCGCGCCCGCCGCCGAGGCGCCTGCGCCAGAAGCGGCAGCGGCGCCTGCTCCCGCTGTTGCCCCGCTTGTCGCGGCTGCGCTCCCGACGCAGACGGCGACCCTCAAAGAAAACGGTGGCGCGCTGAGCTGGGGCTTCAAGGCCAGCTGGCGAAACTACGTCACCACATTTGCCGGTGGCACGATCAGCACGTATGCCGGTGCAACCGTGCAGGGCGACGGAACATACTCGTTCCCCGAATCCAGCGACAGCGACTACAACTCCCTGACCGGTGAGGGAACCGCAAAATACTTTGGTGGCGTTGACTTCCTCGGAACCGGTCACGGCTTTGACCTTCGGATGCAGAACCCGTGGGTTACGGTTGCCGCTGATGGCACCGTGACGGTCAGCGCGGAGACCAGCGTTTCGTCTACGGCGAACCCCGAGACGGTTGCTCGTGTAACCGTTGCAACGTTTGCCGGCGTTCCCGGACAGCCGACCGCATCCGACACACAGGTCTCGTGGGCAAGCATGCCCGGTGTGATCTCCCCGACGATTGCGCCTTCCGACCTCAGCCGCTATGCGGGTCAGGCCTCTGACAACCTTGCCTTCTCTGCGGCCGCAACAGAAGACGCACCCGTGACTCCGGTGTTTGAGCCAAAGGTCGAGGTGTTCAAGGCTGATGGTGTGACGCCGATTGCGCAGTCTGAGGTTCACGTTGGTGACTCGATTGTTGTGAAGGGTTCGGGTTTTGATCCTGCTGCCAATGTTGGCGGTCGTGGTATTCCGATTCCTGCGACGTTGCCGCAGGGGAACTACATTGTGTTTGGTAGCTTCCTTGAGAATTGGCGGCCGTCTGCGGAGGCTCCTGCGACTGCTCGTGTTGGTGGTCCGCAGAAGTGGGCTACGACTCAGGCGACGTTGGATGGAATTCCTGAGCGGTACAAGTCTGCTGTTGAGAATCAGTGGACTGAGTTGGATGCGTCTGGTTCGTTTACGGCGACGTTGGAGATGACGGAGTTCACGGGTGCGAAGGCGCCGTTGGATGCTGGTCGTTTTGGTGTGTACACGTATGGTGCTGGCAGTGTGAATAATGCTGCTCAGGAGAAGTTTGTTCCGGTGAACTTCACGAATGCTGCGGCTCCTGTTGCTCCGGTGTTTGAGCCGAAGATTGAGGTGTTCAAAGCAGACGGCGTCACGCCGCTGTCGAATGCCTCGGTGGTTGACGGCGACACGATCGTTGTGAAGGGAACAGGCTTCGACCCCGCGTCGAACGTTGGCGGAGCCGGCGTTCCGATCCCAGCAACCCTCCCGCAAGGAACCTTTGTTGTATTCGGTAGCTTCGCATCCAACTGGAAGCCATCCGCCAACGTGCCAAGCTCGCAGCGTGCGATCAACAATGAATCGCGCAAATGGGCCCTCGCCGAGTCCGTTCTGAACCAGGTTCCAGAAGAGCACCGTGAAACGATTCGCGGGCAGTGGGTCAACCTCGCCGCCGACGGTTCGTTTACGGCTGAGCTGAAGATCGCCTCGCCAGCAACACCGATTGCCGGTGGTAACTGGGGCGTATACACCTACGCAGGTGGGCTGGGTAACCCCAATGCGTCGCAGGAGCTCTCCGTTCCCGTGAACTACACCGCAAAGACGGTAGACCCCGATCCAGGAACTGAAACTCCGACGGGTGCGCTCAACTGGGCATTCAAGTCAGAGTGGAGCAACTACGTTCTTGGAATGGCCTCTGGCCAGATCAACGCCGTCAACGGTGCCACCAAGTCTGCCGGTAACGTCTTCGGTTTCGCACAGGCGACAGGAAGCACGTACGACACCGCCAAGAAGACCGGCGTTATCAAGTACTCCGGTGCGATCCAGTTTGTGAGTGAGCTGCACGGTTTTGACATCGTGCTGCAGAACCCGTGGGTGACGTTTGCAGCCGATGGTTCCGCGGTGATTAGCGCCGAGATGTCAACGAGCGACACGAGCGGCTTCACCGTTGCCCGCGTTGACATCGCAAAGCTCGCTTCGAGTGCCGGCATCCTTGCCGCGGACACGGGGGTCGTGAACTGGGCGAACCTCTCGACGACGCTCCTGCCAACGCTTGAGCCGAGTACGCTGAAGGGCTTCTACTCGAACACCGCCGGTGCCCCGGTGAGCTTTACGTACGGTGGCTCGAAGGATGAGGTGGTGACACCTCCAACGCCGAAGAAGCCCGTTGTTACCAGCAACGTGCAGACCGTATCCCAGGGTGCAGAGATGATTTTCACCGCGAAGAACTACGCGGCCAACGAAAAAGTCGACATCACCGTGTACTCGACCCCTGTCAAGGTTGGAACGAACCCGACGGCCAACGCGGATGGCGAAATTTCGCAGTCCTGGACTGTTCCCGCTGACTTCGAGCTCGGCGAACACAGGGTTGAAATCGTTGGAGCGAGCGGAACAGCAACGGCAACCTTTACCGTTGTTGAACCGATCACTACCTCGCCAATCGTTGACCCGAACAAGCCGTGTGTTGCCAACTCGGTTGCAGGCGCCAGCTTCGCGTGGGGAGTCCGTGACTCCTTCGTTTCCTACATCAACGGGCCTGCCGCAAAGGGAGCCGCATCGATCGGATGGGGTTCCGGCTCTGGAACCTTCAACCAGACTGACAGCATCGGCAAGGTTGCCTTCGGCGGAGGAGCAACCTTCACCGGTCACGGCACGATCCTGAACATTGTCATGTCGAACCCGCAGGTGCAGATCACGGGACCGAACACCGGTGTGCTGCTTATGGATGTGACGTCAAACGATTCGACGGGTAAGCCCAACGTTTCTGCTTCTGGCCTGACGCTTGCAACGCTGAGCCTCCCAGCAGCCGTCAAATCGGGTGGAACGGTGAGCTGGTCTGGCGTGGGAGTAACCCTTACTACCGCGGGAGCTCAGGTATTCGACGGCTACTACAAGGCCGGCGAAGCGATGAACTCCGCTTCGTTCTCCTTCCCACTCGGCGCAGAAGTTGCCTGTGACGACTACAGCAACCCGGCATCCTATGCCGCAGGTGGCAAGCTCGCTCACACGGGTAGCGACTCGAACGGACTCATGGGTCTTCTTGCCGTAACCATGCTGCTCGGACTTGGCCTTGTGGTCATTCGTCGCCGCCGTCTGAACGATGTTCCGGCCGTATCAACCATGGTCAGCCAGCGCTAG
- a CDS encoding acyl-CoA dehydrogenase family protein — MSEYELGTALDTDYYGVFENVPAEDRAVWQRARDFIIEILPEVNDAWDKAEYPLRWATRLGELDLLNDGVEGPGLNTISPLAAGLATMELSRGDGSIGTIVGVQAGLALRSVAMYGSDEQKAEWLVPLSRGEKLGAFALTEPDHGSDSVSLETTAVRDGDEWVINGSKKWIGNGSVGHMSVVWARDEAGNVRGFIVPQDTPGYSATTITGKVSLRAIHQAEITFTNMRVPADAVLPGANSFKDTAKILFATRLGVAWGALGHATAMYEAALTYAQQRIQFGKPLASFQMVQERLTEMLAELTSMQMHCLVLTQREAAGTMTPTQASLAKYNNTRKARQIAQIARDMLGGNGILLEHHVIRHFADVEALHTYEGTESVQALLVGRDVTGKGAFA; from the coding sequence ATGTCTGAATACGAACTCGGCACTGCCCTCGACACCGATTACTACGGTGTGTTCGAGAACGTTCCCGCAGAAGACCGCGCCGTGTGGCAGCGGGCCCGCGACTTCATTATTGAAATCCTCCCTGAGGTGAACGACGCCTGGGACAAGGCAGAGTATCCACTTCGTTGGGCCACTCGACTTGGCGAGCTTGACCTGCTGAATGACGGCGTCGAGGGCCCTGGGCTGAACACCATCAGCCCGCTTGCGGCTGGTCTCGCCACGATGGAACTCTCGCGCGGCGACGGCTCGATCGGCACGATCGTTGGGGTACAGGCAGGCCTCGCACTACGCAGCGTTGCGATGTACGGCAGCGACGAGCAGAAAGCCGAATGGCTCGTACCGCTCTCGCGCGGCGAGAAGCTCGGCGCCTTTGCGCTGACGGAGCCTGACCACGGCTCCGACTCGGTATCACTTGAAACCACGGCTGTCCGTGACGGTGACGAATGGGTCATCAACGGCTCCAAGAAGTGGATCGGCAACGGTTCCGTCGGGCACATGTCCGTTGTGTGGGCGCGCGATGAGGCCGGTAACGTACGCGGGTTTATCGTTCCACAGGACACCCCCGGTTACTCGGCGACGACGATCACGGGCAAGGTTTCGCTACGCGCCATCCACCAGGCCGAAATCACGTTCACCAACATGCGGGTCCCCGCAGATGCGGTACTCCCCGGGGCAAACAGCTTCAAGGACACCGCAAAGATCCTGTTCGCGACGCGACTCGGGGTTGCCTGGGGCGCGCTTGGGCACGCAACCGCGATGTATGAGGCCGCGCTCACCTACGCGCAGCAGCGGATTCAGTTTGGCAAGCCGCTCGCATCGTTCCAAATGGTTCAGGAACGACTCACTGAGATGCTCGCAGAGCTCACGTCAATGCAGATGCACTGTCTTGTGCTCACCCAGCGGGAAGCCGCTGGAACGATGACGCCAACTCAGGCTTCGCTCGCAAAATACAACAACACCCGAAAGGCTCGGCAGATCGCACAGATTGCTCGCGACATGCTCGGCGGCAACGGCATCCTGCTCGAGCATCACGTCATCCGGCACTTTGCTGATGTTGAGGCGCTCCATACCTACGAGGGCACAGAGAGCGTTCAGGCGCTTCTGGTCGGCCGAGACGTGACAGGCAAGGGTGCCTTCGCGTAG
- a CDS encoding HtaA domain-containing protein, which translates to MSVSTTKAQLARRWFATLATTAVLGATLAAVPAASAVDQAAPVLKTEAPEVGCEVTAGTLSWGLMERFRGYIDGFAKGAFTPSADVSFSGTEWTWSTPTGSVDPATGTGQVAFPGSVLATGHGDVLKMNFANPVVEFVSSTEANLKFDIDSNDTTGAPTISEKAITIGTFALTPGLSGEAGSTVTMIGTGGLSEAAVPAFADFYQAGEPFDPMTLSLTLGECAGAATASAEPTDDAATTPEPEMTTLIAPEDENEGSNLMRLWVVLGVVVVAGVATVIVVRQRRARKSPEQEHSELPESGDQTS; encoded by the coding sequence GTGTCGGTTTCGACAACGAAGGCTCAGCTCGCACGACGATGGTTCGCAACGCTCGCAACGACGGCGGTGCTTGGCGCTACCCTTGCCGCTGTGCCAGCGGCATCCGCCGTTGACCAGGCCGCACCCGTACTCAAAACGGAGGCGCCGGAGGTCGGCTGTGAGGTGACAGCCGGAACATTGAGCTGGGGCCTCATGGAGCGCTTCCGCGGATACATTGATGGATTCGCGAAAGGCGCGTTCACCCCCTCCGCCGACGTCTCCTTCAGTGGCACGGAGTGGACCTGGTCTACGCCAACCGGCTCGGTAGACCCCGCAACGGGAACAGGGCAGGTTGCGTTCCCCGGTTCGGTGCTTGCTACCGGACACGGAGACGTGCTGAAGATGAATTTTGCCAACCCGGTTGTTGAGTTTGTCTCGTCAACAGAAGCAAACCTCAAGTTTGACATCGACAGTAACGACACGACTGGTGCGCCAACGATTAGCGAAAAAGCCATCACCATCGGCACGTTTGCACTCACTCCTGGCCTGAGTGGCGAAGCCGGCAGCACCGTCACGATGATCGGAACCGGTGGTTTGTCAGAGGCCGCTGTTCCCGCATTTGCGGACTTCTACCAGGCTGGCGAACCGTTCGATCCCATGACGTTGAGCCTGACGCTTGGCGAGTGTGCAGGGGCCGCGACGGCATCCGCGGAGCCAACCGACGATGCAGCAACGACCCCGGAACCAGAAATGACCACGTTGATCGCCCCCGAGGACGAGAATGAGGGCTCGAACCTCATGCGGCTCTGGGTTGTGCTCGGAGTCGTTGTTGTTGCCGGAGTGGCGACGGTTATTGTTGTGCGGCAGCGTCGGGCGCGTAAATCGCCCGAGCAAGAGCACTCAGAGCTTCCGGAGTCCGGGGACCAAACGTCATAA
- a CDS encoding nitroreductase family protein, whose translation MSELYNAIRNRRSFSKVTEATPDSAELEHLLEAAGRVADHSSLHPWRVIAIRGESRTKVGKSLAKADGKKKGEADGFIRKAHRAELLLAVVFSPKPSHKVPSWEQEAVASGVAHSLSLLLDDAGWGVLWRTGPHTRAKPVAKAHKLRKGEKLMGWLYVGGKPDGDRSARKTIAAADYLSEL comes from the coding sequence GTGAGCGAACTCTACAACGCGATCCGTAATCGTCGCTCGTTTTCGAAGGTAACCGAGGCAACGCCTGACAGCGCCGAGCTCGAGCATTTGTTGGAAGCAGCCGGCCGCGTCGCCGACCACAGCTCACTGCATCCTTGGCGCGTCATCGCTATTCGTGGCGAGTCCCGCACCAAGGTTGGAAAGTCGCTTGCAAAAGCCGACGGCAAGAAAAAGGGCGAGGCCGACGGCTTCATCCGAAAAGCCCACCGCGCTGAACTGCTTCTTGCGGTCGTTTTTTCTCCAAAGCCGAGTCACAAGGTTCCAAGCTGGGAACAAGAAGCTGTGGCATCCGGCGTCGCTCACTCTCTGTCACTCCTACTGGATGACGCGGGCTGGGGCGTGCTCTGGCGCACTGGGCCGCACACTCGTGCCAAGCCAGTGGCAAAGGCACACAAATTGCGCAAGGGCGAAAAACTCATGGGTTGGCTCTACGTTGGTGGCAAACCGGATGGAGATCGCTCCGCCCGCAAAACAATTGCCGCGGCCGACTACCTCAGCGAGCTCTAG
- a CDS encoding response regulator, which produces MRIVIAEDSVLLRVGLERLLVDAGHDVVGAVDNAKDLLSAVSADAPDLAIVDVRMPPTFTDEGIRAAAVIRGQNPGVRVLVLSQYVEERYAAELIGDNSGGLGYLLKDRVADVDEFLSAVAKVGAGGTVLDPEVVAQIVVRSRKTSGLELLTAREQEVLKLMAEGRSNAAVASELNVGEGAIEKHVSSIFSKLGLAPAENENRRVLAVLRYLGGDAS; this is translated from the coding sequence ATGCGCATCGTCATAGCAGAAGATTCGGTCCTGCTGAGGGTCGGTCTTGAACGGCTCCTTGTCGACGCGGGACACGACGTCGTCGGCGCCGTTGATAACGCAAAAGACTTGCTTTCCGCAGTGAGCGCGGATGCTCCGGATCTCGCCATCGTTGATGTCCGGATGCCCCCAACCTTTACCGACGAGGGCATCCGTGCCGCCGCGGTCATCCGTGGACAGAATCCCGGCGTCAGAGTGCTTGTGCTCTCGCAGTATGTCGAGGAGCGCTATGCGGCCGAGCTCATCGGTGACAACTCTGGGGGACTTGGCTATCTGCTCAAGGACCGGGTCGCCGATGTTGACGAATTCCTGTCCGCCGTTGCCAAAGTTGGCGCGGGCGGAACCGTACTTGACCCAGAGGTGGTGGCACAGATCGTGGTGAGATCACGCAAGACAAGCGGGCTTGAACTGCTCACAGCCCGTGAACAAGAAGTGCTCAAACTGATGGCAGAGGGGCGTTCAAACGCCGCAGTTGCCTCAGAACTGAATGTGGGAGAGGGCGCGATAGAAAAGCACGTCAGCTCCATCTTCAGCAAGCTGGGCCTCGCGCCGGCTGAGAACGAAAACCGCAGGGTCCTGGCCGTGCTTCGTTATTTGGGAGGCGACGCGTCATGA
- a CDS encoding DMT family transporter — MATKSLRVPTWVAIIIVMLCGALVAVQTRLNGQFGAVLGDGFVAATYSFGSGLVIMTILVLCSKQARSGLADLWAGIRGGTFPWWAAMGGAAGAFLVLSQGLSAGILGVALFTVGVVAGQTTFGVFLDAWGVGPSGKIPPNRRRLAAVGLCLLAVAITVSGQLTHAGSLVWFIMPLLAGLGTAWQPAVNGRVRSLTNSAVSATFVNFVVGTLVLATITLVRGAFVGFPTEFPPEPWYYVGGLVGCIFIGGMAVFVKQTGVLLLGLASISGQLCCSLVLDLLLPVGSSPVTAGTVIGVIVALVAVGVSSIRPRRTR, encoded by the coding sequence ATGGCCACAAAATCACTCAGGGTTCCCACATGGGTGGCCATCATCATCGTCATGCTCTGTGGCGCCCTTGTCGCGGTGCAGACCCGGTTGAACGGCCAGTTTGGCGCCGTGCTCGGCGACGGCTTTGTCGCAGCGACCTACTCGTTTGGCTCGGGACTTGTCATCATGACGATCCTGGTGCTGTGCAGTAAACAGGCCCGCAGCGGGCTGGCTGACCTCTGGGCTGGCATTCGCGGCGGAACCTTCCCGTGGTGGGCCGCAATGGGTGGAGCCGCCGGCGCTTTCCTTGTGCTCTCGCAGGGGCTCAGTGCTGGAATCCTCGGCGTTGCCCTGTTTACGGTTGGTGTTGTTGCGGGTCAGACTACGTTTGGCGTGTTTCTGGATGCCTGGGGCGTCGGCCCGTCAGGGAAGATCCCGCCAAACCGTCGTCGCCTTGCCGCAGTGGGGCTGTGCTTGCTTGCGGTCGCGATCACCGTGAGCGGTCAGCTTACGCACGCCGGGTCGCTTGTCTGGTTCATCATGCCGCTCCTCGCAGGCCTCGGAACGGCGTGGCAGCCGGCTGTGAACGGCCGCGTTCGTTCACTGACCAACAGCGCCGTCAGCGCAACGTTTGTGAACTTCGTCGTTGGTACGCTTGTGCTCGCAACGATCACGCTCGTTCGGGGCGCGTTTGTTGGCTTTCCAACCGAGTTTCCACCGGAGCCCTGGTACTACGTCGGCGGTCTTGTCGGTTGCATCTTCATCGGCGGCATGGCCGTGTTTGTGAAGCAGACGGGCGTGCTGCTGCTTGGCCTCGCGAGCATCAGCGGCCAGCTGTGCTGCTCGCTCGTCCTTGACCTGCTGCTACCTGTCGGGTCGTCTCCAGTAACTGCCGGAACCGTCATAGGCGTTATCGTTGCGCTCGTGGCGGTTGGGGTGTCAAGCATCCGGCCTCGACGCACACGCTAG
- the msrB gene encoding peptide-methionine (R)-S-oxide reductase MsrB: MTYDVNRSDSEWRETLSPEQYEVLRQSGTERPFSGELNDEERAGLYTCAACGNELFQAGTKFDAGCGWPSFYESIRPEAVELLSDTSLGRERTEVRCARCGSHLGHVFDDGFGTPTGDRYCMNSLALNFAPEDDESSAAS, encoded by the coding sequence ATGACGTACGACGTGAACCGCAGCGACAGCGAATGGCGCGAAACCCTGAGCCCTGAGCAGTACGAGGTGCTTCGCCAGTCAGGAACAGAACGGCCCTTCAGCGGCGAGCTGAACGACGAAGAACGCGCTGGGCTCTACACGTGCGCTGCCTGCGGCAACGAACTCTTCCAGGCAGGAACAAAGTTTGATGCGGGATGCGGCTGGCCAAGCTTCTACGAATCCATCCGCCCAGAGGCTGTCGAGCTGCTCTCCGACACCAGCCTCGGCCGCGAGCGCACCGAGGTTCGCTGCGCGCGGTGCGGTTCGCACCTCGGCCACGTCTTCGACGATGGCTTTGGCACCCCAACGGGCGACCGCTACTGCATGAACTCGCTCGCCCTCAACTTTGCGCCTGAAGACGACGAGTCTTCAGCAGCCAGCTAG